One Rhododendron vialii isolate Sample 1 chromosome 2a, ASM3025357v1 genomic region harbors:
- the LOC131316890 gene encoding syntaxin-61, translating into MSSAQDPFYIVKEEIQESIDKVLSSFHQWERIPAGSQEQQNLTEDLLTSCESIEWQVDELDKAIAVAARDPSYYGIDQAELDKRRRWTSTARTQVGNVKKTVVAGKMLDGTSTSNVNGMRRELMRMPNSHQGGRSNQYAAPNNDDIVSSESDRQLLLIKQQDEELDELSASVERIGGVGLTIHEELLAQEKIIDELGTEMESTSNRLDFVQKKVGMVMKKAGAKGQIMMILFLVVLFIVLFVLVFLT; encoded by the exons ATGTCTTCCGCTCAGGACCCGTTTTACATTGTCAAGGAAGAGATTCAAGAATCC ATTGATAAGGTGCTGTCTTCTTTTCACCAATGGGAGCGTATCCCTGCGGGAAGTCAAGAGCAACAAAATCTGACCGAGGACCTGCTCACGAGCTGTGAGAGCATTGAGTGGCAG GTGGACGAATTGGACAAAGCAATTGCTGTAGCAGCTAGAGATCCTTCTTATTATGGGATTGATCAAGCTGAACTTGACAAAAGGAGGAGATGGACAAGCACTGCACGTACTCAG GTGGGCAATGTGAAGAAGACAGTCGTAGCAGGAAAAATGTTGGATGGTACAAGCACTTCTAATGTAAATGGTATGCGACGTGAACTAATGAGGATGCCAAATTCTCATCAGGGTGGAAGATCCAATCAGTATGCTGCTCCGAACAATGATGATATTGTATCATCGGAATCGGACAGACAGCTGCTTCTCATAAA GCAACAGGATGAGGAGCTGGATGAGCTCAGTGCAAGTGTGGAAAGAATTGGAGGTGTAGGACTTACTATACATGAAGAACTCCTTGCACAG GAGAAGATTATAGATGAACTCGGTACGGAAATGGAAAGTACGTCAAACCGTCTCGATTTCGTTCAG AAAAAGGTGGGTATGGTGATGAAGAAGGCTGGGGCCAAGGGACAGATCATGATGATATTATTCTTGGTTGTCCTTTTCATTGTTCTGTTTGTTCTTGTCTTCCTCACCTAG
- the LOC131316889 gene encoding large ribosomal subunit protein uL18-like — protein sequence MFSSFPCAQKTRRLQHLAATMVFVKSQKSNAYSKRFQVKFKRRREGKTDYRARIRLINQDKNKYNTPKYRFVVRFTNKDIIAQITSASIAGDIVLAAAYAHELPRYGLEVGLTNYAAAYCTGLLLARRVLKMLEMDADYEGNVEATGEDFSVEPAESRRPFRALLDVGLVKTTTGNRVFGALKGALDGGLDIPHSEKRFAGFAKDSKQLDADLHRKYLYGGHVAAYMRTLMEDEPEKYQTHFSEYVKRGIEPDGIEEMYKKVHAAIRADPTQKKSEKQPPKEHKRYNLKKLTYEERKASLIQRLNALNSAAGADDDADEDED from the exons atgttttcGTCTTTCCCCTGTGCGCAGAAGACGCGTCGTCTACAGCATCTCGCTGCAACAATG GTGTTTGTCAAATCTCAAAAGAGCAATGCCTACTCCAAGCGGTTTCAGGTCAAGTTCAAGAGAAGGAGAG AGGGGAAGACAGATTATCGGGCTAGAATTCGCCTAATAAATCAGGACAAAAACAAGTACAATACCCCAAAGTATCGGTTCGTTGTTCGCTTT ACGAACAAGGACATCATTGCACAAATAACATCTGCTAGCATTGCTGGTGATATCGTCCTTGCTGCTGCATATGCCCATGAGTTGCCTCGCTACGGGCTTGAAGTGGGTCTCACAAATTATGCTGCAG CTTACTGTACTGGCCTTCTCTTGGCGCGCCGCGTCTTGAAAATGCTAGAAATGGACGCTGACTATGAGGGAAATGTGGAG GCAACTGGAGAGGATTTTTCAGTTGAGCCAGCAGAGAGCAGAAGGCCATTCCGAGCCCTCCTTGATGTTGGCCTTGTTAAAACAACCACCGGGAACCGTGTCTTTGGTGCTCTGAAG GGAGCTTTGGATGGTGGGTTGGATATCCCACACAGTGAGAAAAGATTTGCGGGTTTTGCGAAGGATTCTAAGCAGCTTGATGCTGATCTCCATCGAAAGTATCTTTATGGCGGGCATGTTGCGGCATATATGAGG ACTCTGATGGAAGATGAGCCGGAGAAGTATCAGACCCATTTCAGTGAGTATGTCAAGAGAGGAATTGAGCCAGATGGCATTGAGGAGATGTACAAGAAAGTTCATGCTGCCATTCGTGCAGACCCCACTCAGAAGAAGTCAGAGAAACAGCCGCCTAAGGAACACAAGAG GTACAACTTGAAGAAGCTGACATACGAGGAAAGGAAAGCTAGTTTGATTCAACGGCTCAATGCCCTCAACTCTGCAGCTGGTGCTGATGATGATGCGGATGAAGATGAGGATTGA